A window from Glaciimonas sp. PCH181 encodes these proteins:
- a CDS encoding branched-chain amino acid ABC transporter permease yields the protein MELFGIPLQALMSQLLLGLVNGSFYAMLSLGLAVIFGLLNVINFAHGALYMMGAFLAWIGLTYFNLNYWVMLILAPLIVGVFGIIIEKTMLRWLYKLDHLYGLLLTFGITLMVEGVFRSFYGVSGQPFSVPDALSGATDVGFMMLPNYRAWVVFASLVVCFATWFVIEKTKLGAYLRAGTENPKLVEAFGINVPLMVTLTYGFGVALAAFAGVLAAPVIQVSPLMGSNLIIVVFAVVVIGGMGSIMGSILTGLALGVIEGLTRVFYPEASATVVFIVMAIVLMIRPAGLFGKEK from the coding sequence ATGGAATTGTTCGGCATCCCCCTTCAAGCCTTGATGAGCCAGCTTTTGCTCGGTCTGGTCAATGGCTCGTTTTACGCCATGTTGTCGCTGGGCCTTGCGGTCATCTTCGGTCTGCTCAACGTGATTAATTTCGCACATGGTGCGTTGTACATGATGGGCGCGTTTCTGGCCTGGATCGGGTTAACGTATTTCAATCTGAATTATTGGGTCATGTTGATTCTGGCACCGCTGATTGTGGGCGTGTTCGGCATCATCATTGAAAAAACCATGCTGCGCTGGTTATACAAACTCGATCATTTATACGGTTTGCTGCTGACCTTTGGTATCACGCTGATGGTGGAAGGTGTTTTTCGCTCCTTTTATGGTGTGTCAGGTCAGCCGTTTTCGGTGCCGGATGCGTTAAGCGGCGCGACGGATGTTGGCTTCATGATGTTGCCGAATTATCGCGCCTGGGTCGTGTTTGCATCGTTGGTGGTGTGCTTTGCGACCTGGTTTGTGATCGAGAAGACCAAACTCGGCGCGTATTTGCGTGCTGGCACCGAGAATCCCAAACTGGTTGAAGCCTTTGGTATTAACGTGCCGCTGATGGTTACCCTGACGTATGGCTTCGGTGTCGCTTTGGCGGCCTTTGCCGGGGTGCTGGCGGCCCCGGTGATCCAGGTCTCACCACTGATGGGCTCGAACCTGATTATCGTCGTCTTCGCGGTTGTGGTGATCGGTGGCATGGGATCGATTATGGGATCAATCCTGACCGGTCTGGCCTTAGGCGTGATCGAGGGATTGACCCGGGTGTTTTACCCGGAAGCATCGGCGACCGTGGTCTTCATCGTGATGGCAATTGTCTTGATGATTCGTCCTGCCGGTTTATTTGGTAAAGAAAAATAG
- a CDS encoding heme ABC transporter ATP-binding protein encodes MLIAHQLSVRRGNQTILRDLTLRIAPGQIVALLGRNGAGKSTLLKALSGEFHPSQIKHGAQVDGAITFNATPLHAMSPQTLALTRAVLPQSVQFAFPFTGKEIALLGRYPHGGGNSSANRSIAMDALSLADASALAERDVTTLSGGELARVQFARVLAQLRPAETSTPVARYLLLDEPTAALDLAHQHQMLTTLRRLASAWNIGVLAIMHDPNLAARYADQLAWLANGTLLAQDTPAATMTTQLFKTCLGIDVDITRQAGKPPFAMASH; translated from the coding sequence ATGCTCATCGCCCATCAATTATCGGTACGCCGCGGCAATCAAACCATTTTGCGCGATCTGACATTGCGTATCGCGCCCGGCCAGATCGTCGCCTTGCTAGGACGAAATGGCGCAGGTAAAAGTACGCTGCTGAAAGCGCTGTCAGGCGAATTTCATCCATCGCAAATAAAACATGGCGCGCAGGTCGATGGCGCGATTACGTTCAATGCAACTCCACTGCATGCCATGTCGCCACAAACGTTGGCACTAACCCGCGCCGTCTTACCGCAAAGCGTGCAATTCGCCTTTCCATTTACGGGCAAAGAAATTGCGCTGCTAGGACGCTATCCGCACGGCGGTGGCAACAGTAGCGCCAACCGCAGCATTGCGATGGATGCGTTGTCTTTGGCCGATGCCAGCGCACTGGCAGAGCGCGATGTCACGACGCTATCCGGCGGTGAGTTAGCCCGCGTTCAGTTTGCACGTGTATTGGCCCAACTGCGGCCAGCAGAAACATCGACGCCGGTAGCGCGATATTTATTGCTCGATGAACCTACCGCGGCTTTAGATCTGGCACATCAACATCAGATGCTGACCACACTAAGACGCCTGGCTAGCGCGTGGAATATTGGTGTGCTGGCGATCATGCATGACCCGAATCTGGCAGCGCGTTATGCCGATCAACTGGCATGGCTGGCCAACGGCACGCTATTGGCGCAGGACACACCGGCAGCGACGATGACAACGCAACTATTTAAAACCTGTCTGGGGATCGACGTTGACATCACCAGACAAGCCGGCAAACCGCCTTTTGCGATGGCTTCCCACTAA
- a CDS encoding hemin ABC transporter substrate-binding protein, with protein MTTPLSQLRRQLLQRALAGSGVALLPLLLTSTNATAQAMKSSQPRRVAVAGGAITEIVYALNAEAMLVGADTTSTYPAAAQALAKIGYQRALSAEGVLSLHPDLLLTSAEAGPPAALTQIAAAGVKVVRLGIHHDVQVVRDRILGTATALNLSPRGDKLLQRFDADWQTALAAVAGHRRANGKPPRVMFILNNSGTQAMVAGRDTAADAMIRYAGAINALGGEDGRGGFTGYKPLTAESAVLAAPDVLMLTSEGLAAIGGINNLISTPGIAITSAAKNRRVVADMDSLLLLGFGPRMPEALTKLSAQLHA; from the coding sequence ATGACAACGCCACTTTCTCAGCTTCGTCGCCAATTACTGCAGCGCGCACTGGCAGGCAGCGGCGTCGCATTGTTGCCACTTTTATTGACATCAACCAATGCTACTGCACAGGCTATGAAATCATCGCAGCCGCGCCGGGTGGCGGTTGCTGGCGGGGCCATCACAGAGATCGTATATGCCCTCAATGCTGAAGCGATGCTGGTCGGCGCGGATACCACCAGCACCTATCCTGCCGCTGCGCAAGCGCTGGCAAAGATCGGTTATCAACGCGCTCTTTCTGCCGAAGGCGTACTATCGCTGCATCCTGATCTTCTGCTGACATCGGCTGAAGCGGGACCGCCCGCTGCCTTGACGCAAATTGCGGCGGCTGGCGTGAAAGTGGTCAGACTCGGTATTCATCACGATGTGCAAGTCGTGCGGGACCGAATTCTGGGCACCGCCACGGCGTTGAATTTATCGCCTCGCGGTGACAAATTATTACAACGTTTCGATGCCGATTGGCAGACCGCATTGGCGGCGGTAGCAGGCCATCGGCGCGCTAACGGCAAGCCACCGCGTGTGATGTTTATTCTCAATAATAGCGGCACTCAGGCGATGGTCGCCGGACGCGATACAGCTGCCGACGCGATGATTCGCTACGCTGGCGCGATCAATGCGTTGGGTGGCGAAGACGGGCGCGGAGGCTTCACCGGTTATAAGCCGCTGACCGCCGAAAGCGCCGTGCTGGCGGCGCCCGATGTATTGATGCTGACCAGTGAAGGTTTGGCCGCCATCGGTGGTATCAATAACCTTATCAGCACACCCGGCATCGCCATCACATCAGCAGCAAAAAATCGGCGCGTAGTGGCCGATATGGATTCGTTGCTATTGCTCGGTTTTGGTCCGCGTATGCCAGAAGCACTGACGAAATTATCTGCGCAATTGCATGCCTGA
- a CDS encoding ABC transporter ATP-binding protein: MSDIILETKNLTKEFKGFTAVNNVNLQVERGHIHALIGPNGAGKTTCFNLLTKFLVPTSGQILFNNRDITSAAPAQIARQGIIRSFQISAVFPHLTVMENVRIGLQRTLGTSFHFWKSGNTLSQLRDRAMALLAEVDLTEFADTLTVDLPYGRKRALEIATTLSMGPELMLLDEPTQGMGHEDVDRVTALIKKVSVGRTILMVEHNMGVVSGICDKISVLQRGAVLAEGRYQEVSTNPLVMEAYMGTEAAALEGAH; the protein is encoded by the coding sequence ATGAGCGACATCATCTTGGAAACAAAAAACCTGACGAAAGAATTCAAGGGTTTTACAGCGGTAAATAACGTTAACTTACAAGTTGAGCGTGGTCATATCCATGCATTAATCGGGCCTAACGGCGCGGGCAAAACAACTTGTTTTAATTTGCTGACTAAATTTCTGGTGCCGACTTCCGGCCAAATTTTATTTAACAATCGCGACATTACTTCCGCTGCACCAGCGCAGATTGCGCGTCAGGGAATTATTCGGTCGTTTCAAATTTCTGCCGTGTTTCCGCATTTAACTGTGATGGAAAATGTGCGAATAGGCTTGCAGCGCACGCTGGGAACTTCTTTTCATTTTTGGAAAAGCGGTAATACCTTATCCCAGTTAAGAGATCGCGCAATGGCGTTATTGGCGGAGGTTGATCTGACCGAATTTGCCGACACATTAACCGTGGATTTGCCGTATGGCCGTAAGCGCGCGTTGGAAATTGCAACGACGCTGAGTATGGGACCAGAGCTGATGCTGCTTGACGAACCGACGCAAGGCATGGGCCACGAAGACGTTGATCGCGTCACAGCGCTGATCAAAAAAGTATCGGTAGGCCGCACCATTTTAATGGTGGAACATAACATGGGCGTGGTCTCCGGAATTTGCGACAAAATCAGCGTGCTGCAACGTGGCGCGGTGTTGGCCGAAGGACGCTATCAGGAAGTGTCGACCAATCCGCTGGTCATGGAAGCCTATATGGGCACCGAAGCTGCCGCACTTGAAGGAGCGCATTAA
- a CDS encoding ABC transporter ATP-binding protein, whose product MSSTSSVISPDAGTSATTSNVSGTPPALSISNLQAWYGESHILHNVNLTVNAGEVVTLLGRNGAGRTTTMRAIMGLTGTRKGAIRIGGVETIDLPTHKIAHLGVGYCPEERGIFSSLSTEENLLLPPSVSKTDKGMSIAEIYAMFPNLEERKNSQGTRLSGGEQQMLAVARILRTGARLLLLDEISEGLAPVIVQALARMILLLKSKGYTIVMVEQNFRFAAPLADRFYVMEHGQIVETFGASQLQEKMPVLNTLLGV is encoded by the coding sequence ATGTCGTCAACGTCGTCTGTTATTTCTCCGGATGCAGGGACTTCTGCAACTACCTCTAATGTTAGCGGTACACCACCGGCATTAAGCATCAGCAATCTGCAAGCCTGGTATGGCGAATCACATATTTTGCACAACGTTAATTTGACGGTAAACGCAGGTGAAGTCGTGACATTACTCGGCCGCAATGGTGCGGGCCGTACCACAACGATGCGTGCCATCATGGGGTTGACCGGCACACGCAAAGGCGCAATTCGTATCGGTGGAGTCGAAACAATCGACTTGCCTACGCATAAAATTGCGCATCTCGGTGTTGGTTATTGTCCTGAAGAACGCGGTATATTTTCGTCGCTTTCAACTGAGGAAAATTTACTCCTGCCACCGTCTGTTTCGAAGACGGATAAAGGCATGTCGATAGCGGAAATTTATGCGATGTTTCCGAATCTGGAAGAGCGCAAAAATAGTCAGGGAACACGCCTGTCGGGTGGTGAACAGCAGATGCTTGCGGTGGCGCGGATTTTACGTACCGGTGCGCGTTTATTGTTGCTCGATGAGATTTCAGAAGGGCTTGCGCCAGTGATTGTGCAAGCGTTGGCACGTATGATTTTGCTGCTGAAATCAAAAGGTTATACGATCGTGATGGTCGAGCAGAATTTCCGTTTTGCAGCGCCGTTGGCTGACCGTTTTTATGTCATGGAACACGGTCAGATTGTTGAGACTTTCGGTGCCTCGCAGTTACAGGAAAAAATGCCGGTATTGAATACATTATTAGGTGTGTAG
- a CDS encoding branched-chain amino acid ABC transporter permease: MNKKILYGVILIAALAAPFGIYPVFLMKILCFALFACAFNLLIGFTGLLSFGHAAFFGGAGYVAGYALTKLGLPTEVGLILGTLAGALIGLVMGSLAIRRQGIYFTMITLALAQMVFFVCLQAPFTGGEDGLQGVPRGKLLGMISLENDLTLYYVVLAIAVLAFALIVRTINSPFGQVLKAIKENEPRAISLGYDVDRYKLLAFVLSAGLTGLAGATKTLVLGFETLTDAHWTMSGLVILMTLVGGLGTLTGPIVGAVIIIVLENKLGDIGSWLAAVTHIEWFSGLGESVTIVTGFIFIVCVLAFRRGIVGEIGALFKRRVAGS; this comes from the coding sequence ATGAATAAAAAAATTCTGTACGGCGTAATACTGATCGCGGCGCTGGCCGCACCGTTCGGTATTTACCCGGTATTTCTGATGAAAATATTGTGCTTTGCATTATTTGCATGTGCTTTTAATTTACTGATTGGTTTCACCGGCTTGTTATCGTTCGGCCATGCCGCCTTTTTTGGCGGTGCCGGTTATGTTGCCGGTTATGCCTTGACCAAACTGGGCTTGCCGACTGAAGTCGGTTTAATCCTCGGCACGCTGGCAGGTGCACTGATCGGTTTGGTGATGGGCAGTCTGGCGATTCGGCGGCAGGGGATTTATTTCACGATGATCACGCTGGCGCTGGCGCAAATGGTATTTTTCGTATGTCTGCAAGCGCCATTTACAGGCGGCGAAGACGGTCTGCAAGGTGTTCCACGTGGCAAGTTGTTAGGAATGATTAGCCTTGAAAACGATCTGACCTTGTACTACGTTGTATTGGCGATTGCCGTGCTGGCGTTTGCATTGATTGTGCGCACGATTAATTCCCCGTTCGGACAAGTCCTGAAGGCGATTAAAGAAAATGAACCGCGCGCGATTTCGCTCGGTTACGACGTTGATCGCTATAAATTGCTGGCGTTTGTGTTGTCGGCAGGCCTGACTGGTCTGGCAGGCGCCACCAAGACGCTGGTATTAGGCTTTGAGACGCTCACAGACGCGCATTGGACCATGTCTGGGCTGGTGATATTGATGACGCTGGTTGGTGGTCTTGGCACGCTCACAGGGCCGATTGTAGGGGCGGTCATTATTATCGTGCTAGAAAATAAATTGGGCGATATCGGTAGCTGGCTGGCTGCGGTGACGCACATTGAATGGTTTAGCGGTTTAGGCGAATCGGTGACCATCGTTACCGGCTTTATTTTTATTGTGTGTGTGTTGGCGTTCAGGCGTGGAATAGTAGGGGAGATTGGCGCGCTATTTAAGCGACGCGTGGCGGGTAGCTAA
- a CDS encoding ABC transporter substrate-binding protein, whose amino-acid sequence MKFKALTLAVASTVAFGIAGPAAAQISGDVIKIGFITDMSSVYSDIDGPGGAEAIKMAIADMGGSINGKKIELIVADHQNKADIASSKAREWFDQQGLDMLIGGTNSGTALAMAKIASEKKKPFFEIGAGSTRLTNEECTPYTVHYAYDTYALANGTGSAVVKQGGKSWYFLTADYAFGNSLEKDTTAVVKASGGTVLGAVKHPLNASDFSSFLLQAQASKAQIIGLANAGGDTINAVKAANEFGITKTAKLAGLLVFINDIHSLTLKQTQGMYLTDSWYWDQDDASRTWAKRYFSKMKKEPSSLQAADYSAAMQYLTAVKAIGTDDGDKVMAQLRKVKFNDMYTKNAYLRPDGRVVHDMTLYQVKTPAESKYPWDYLNKIQTIPAEKAFMAKADSKCAAWK is encoded by the coding sequence ATCAAATTCAAAGCATTGACACTAGCAGTCGCCAGCACAGTCGCTTTCGGCATCGCCGGACCAGCAGCGGCGCAAATATCCGGCGACGTCATTAAAATTGGCTTTATCACCGATATGTCGAGCGTCTATTCCGATATCGATGGTCCTGGCGGCGCTGAGGCGATCAAAATGGCCATCGCCGATATGGGTGGCAGTATCAATGGCAAAAAAATTGAATTAATAGTGGCGGATCATCAGAATAAAGCCGACATTGCTTCTAGCAAAGCGCGTGAATGGTTCGATCAACAAGGCTTGGATATGCTGATCGGCGGCACCAATTCCGGCACGGCATTGGCGATGGCAAAAATTGCTTCCGAGAAGAAAAAACCTTTCTTTGAAATCGGCGCGGGCAGTACGCGTTTAACCAACGAAGAGTGCACGCCATACACCGTGCATTATGCGTATGACACGTACGCCTTGGCGAACGGCACTGGTTCAGCGGTAGTAAAGCAGGGCGGTAAAAGCTGGTATTTCCTGACAGCTGATTACGCGTTCGGTAACTCGCTGGAAAAAGATACGACAGCGGTTGTAAAGGCTTCTGGCGGTACTGTGTTGGGCGCAGTAAAGCATCCTCTGAATGCATCGGATTTCTCTTCTTTCCTGTTGCAGGCGCAAGCTTCTAAAGCGCAAATTATTGGTCTGGCAAACGCTGGCGGCGATACCATTAATGCGGTAAAAGCAGCGAACGAATTCGGCATTACTAAGACCGCCAAGTTGGCTGGTTTGCTAGTCTTTATTAACGATATTCATTCGCTGACATTGAAGCAGACCCAAGGTATGTATTTGACCGATAGCTGGTATTGGGATCAGGACGATGCATCACGTACTTGGGCGAAACGTTATTTTTCAAAAATGAAAAAAGAACCGTCGAGTTTGCAAGCTGCTGACTATTCGGCCGCTATGCAATATCTGACTGCGGTGAAGGCTATCGGTACTGATGATGGCGACAAAGTTATGGCGCAATTGCGGAAAGTAAAATTCAACGACATGTACACGAAGAACGCGTATTTGCGTCCTGATGGTCGGGTGGTGCATGACATGACGTTGTATCAGGTAAAGACACCGGCCGAATCCAAATACCCTTGGGATTATTTGAACAAAATTCAAACGATTCCTGCGGAAAAAGCATTTATGGCTAAAGCAGATTCTAAATGTGCGGCCTGGAAATAA
- a CDS encoding GMC family oxidoreductase, with product MEVAGKYDYVIVGAGTAGCVLANRLTRDPNVSVLLIEAGAKDDYIWIHIPVGYLYCINNPRTDWLYRTEADIGLNNRSLIYPRGKVLGGSSSINGMIYMRGQARDYDQWAALTGDDHWRWENVLPVFKKSEDHYNGATAFHGAGGEWRVEKQRLSWQILDAFRDAAAETGIPKVDDFNQGDNEGVGYFDVNQKRGIRWNASKAFLRTAVRRGNLEIMTGCHVKRLQINDGAQGKECNGVEFTGGGKEWSAEATKEVLLCAGAVGSPHILQFSGIGPAALLQQHQIPVLVDAPGVGENLQDHLQIRMGFKVKGVKTLNMMTSTWLGKMKIGLEYMWSRSGPMSMAPSQLGAFAKSDASQKTANLEYHVQPLSLEKFGDPLHNFPAFTASVCNLRPTSRGHIRLASGDPLAAPKITLNYLATEADRKVAAASVLLTRKIAAAPALQKYAPEEFLPGLKFQTEAELIRAAGDVGTTIFHPVGTCMMGKVGDKLAVVDSKLRVIGVNKLRVVDASIMPTITSGNTNSPTVMIAEMAAKFILEKTDK from the coding sequence ATGGAAGTTGCGGGTAAATACGACTACGTCATCGTGGGCGCAGGAACGGCAGGTTGTGTATTAGCTAATAGATTGACCCGTGATCCCAACGTAAGCGTGTTGTTGATCGAAGCTGGGGCCAAAGACGACTACATATGGATCCATATCCCGGTCGGCTATCTGTATTGCATCAATAATCCTCGTACTGATTGGTTATATCGCACCGAAGCAGATATCGGTCTGAATAATCGCAGCTTGATTTATCCGCGTGGAAAAGTACTGGGCGGATCTTCTTCAATTAACGGCATGATTTATATGCGTGGCCAGGCCCGCGATTACGATCAATGGGCAGCGCTCACCGGCGATGATCACTGGCGCTGGGAAAATGTCTTGCCGGTTTTTAAGAAAAGTGAAGATCACTACAACGGCGCGACCGCATTTCATGGTGCTGGTGGCGAATGGCGTGTAGAAAAACAGCGTTTGTCATGGCAAATTCTGGATGCTTTCCGCGATGCAGCAGCCGAAACCGGGATTCCCAAAGTTGACGATTTCAATCAGGGGGATAACGAAGGGGTGGGCTATTTTGATGTTAATCAAAAACGCGGCATCCGATGGAACGCGTCAAAGGCATTTTTGCGCACAGCCGTACGACGCGGAAATCTGGAAATCATGACTGGTTGCCACGTAAAACGTCTTCAGATTAATGATGGCGCGCAAGGTAAAGAATGCAACGGTGTTGAATTCACCGGCGGTGGCAAAGAATGGTCGGCTGAAGCGACAAAAGAAGTTTTATTATGTGCTGGCGCGGTGGGATCGCCGCATATATTGCAGTTTTCAGGGATTGGTCCGGCAGCGCTGTTACAGCAACACCAAATACCGGTATTGGTAGATGCACCAGGGGTCGGCGAAAATTTGCAGGATCATTTACAAATACGGATGGGCTTCAAGGTCAAGGGCGTCAAAACATTAAACATGATGACCAGCACCTGGCTGGGGAAAATGAAAATCGGCCTGGAATATATGTGGTCTCGCAGCGGTCCGATGTCGATGGCACCGTCGCAATTAGGCGCATTTGCCAAGTCAGATGCTAGCCAGAAAACGGCTAATCTTGAGTATCACGTCCAGCCATTATCGTTAGAAAAATTCGGCGATCCGTTGCATAATTTTCCGGCGTTTACTGCCAGCGTATGCAACTTACGCCCGACTTCCCGGGGACATATTCGGCTGGCTTCAGGTGATCCTTTGGCAGCCCCAAAAATTACCTTAAATTACCTCGCGACCGAAGCTGATCGTAAAGTCGCAGCAGCATCTGTGTTGCTGACACGGAAAATTGCTGCTGCACCAGCATTGCAAAAATATGCACCGGAAGAGTTTCTGCCGGGCCTGAAATTTCAAACTGAAGCCGAATTAATTCGCGCTGCCGGTGACGTCGGAACGACCATTTTTCATCCTGTTGGCACTTGCATGATGGGTAAAGTTGGCGATAAATTAGCCGTAGTTGATAGTAAATTACGTGTAATTGGCGTAAATAAGTTGCGTGTGGTGGATGCTTCTATTATGCCGACGATTACCTCTGGCAATACCAATTCGCCGACGGTGATGATTGCAGAAATGGCCGCTAAATTTATTTTAGAAAAAACTGATAAATAG
- a CDS encoding iron ABC transporter permease, giving the protein MSSSLSHASMQPPATMPLLAVYRPRGRLILIGLVLLLGITALLCAALGAYRIDPLQIPRLLWPDAELSDAEMQARAVLRDIRLPRVLLAILVGCGFGAAGSAMQALFRNPLADPGLIGVSSGAALGAALTIVLGATFWPAALAFSGMYAPMLAAFIGALAVATLVYKIAANHGRLALPLLLLAGIAINAVTGAAIGLLTYIASDNQLRTLTFWNLGSLAGAQWSLLTIAVPVVVISIGVLARHSAALNVMLLGEAEAQHLGVSVLAIKRTVLIASALCIGALVACTGTIGFIGLVAPHCIRLACGPDQRIVLPGAMLFGAILTLLADLVARTIVAPAEMPLGILTALLGGPFFLALLWRRRGQLGL; this is encoded by the coding sequence ATGTCTTCTTCGCTCTCTCACGCCAGCATGCAACCGCCAGCAACGATGCCGCTGCTGGCCGTATATCGACCACGCGGCCGTTTGATTTTGATCGGTCTCGTGCTATTGCTGGGCATCACCGCGCTGCTCTGTGCAGCGCTTGGCGCATATCGGATTGATCCTTTACAGATTCCACGATTACTGTGGCCGGATGCCGAACTGAGCGATGCAGAAATGCAGGCCCGCGCCGTATTACGCGATATTCGTTTGCCACGCGTACTGCTGGCGATACTGGTGGGCTGCGGTTTTGGGGCGGCGGGAAGCGCGATGCAAGCCTTGTTTCGCAATCCGTTAGCAGACCCCGGCCTTATCGGCGTATCCAGCGGTGCAGCGCTTGGCGCAGCGCTGACGATTGTGTTGGGTGCCACGTTCTGGCCTGCAGCTTTGGCATTCAGCGGCATGTATGCGCCGATGCTGGCAGCGTTTATCGGCGCATTGGCGGTCGCCACATTAGTTTACAAAATCGCCGCCAATCATGGCCGTCTGGCGTTGCCGCTTTTGCTATTGGCAGGCATCGCGATTAATGCCGTAACCGGCGCTGCCATCGGCTTGCTGACCTACATCGCCAGCGACAACCAATTACGCACATTAACGTTCTGGAATCTGGGCAGTCTGGCCGGTGCGCAATGGTCGTTGCTGACCATCGCTGTGCCGGTCGTGGTGATCAGCATCGGGGTACTGGCACGTCATTCTGCCGCGCTCAACGTGATGCTGCTAGGCGAGGCCGAAGCGCAACATCTGGGCGTCTCGGTACTCGCTATCAAACGCACGGTATTGATTGCCAGCGCGCTGTGCATCGGTGCGCTGGTTGCCTGCACCGGCACCATCGGTTTTATCGGCCTGGTCGCGCCGCATTGCATCCGGCTTGCTTGCGGCCCGGATCAACGCATTGTGCTGCCCGGCGCGATGTTATTTGGCGCGATCCTGACGTTGCTGGCCGATCTGGTCGCCCGCACCATTGTCGCCCCGGCAGAGATGCCGTTAGGCATATTGACAGCGCTCTTAGGCGGCCCTTTCTTTCTTGCCCTGCTATGGCGTCGTCGCGGCCAGCTTGGTTTGTAA